In Astyanax mexicanus isolate ESR-SI-001 chromosome 5, AstMex3_surface, whole genome shotgun sequence, a single window of DNA contains:
- the LOC103030675 gene encoding potassium voltage-gated channel subfamily A member 2, translating to MTVATGDPSDEAAAHPGHPQDYDGEAEQECCERVVINISGLRFETQLKTLSQFPETLLGDPKKRMRYFDPLRNEYFFDRNRPSFDAILYYYQSGGRLRRPVNVTLDIFSEEIRFYELGEEAIEMFREDEGFIKEEERPLPDNEFQKQVWLLFEYPESSGPARIIAIISVMVILISIVSFCLETLPIFRSDEEEMHKVRTYNSNSTTSYTSTYFTDPFFILETLCIIWFSFEFLVRFFACPSKASFFVNIMNMIDVVAIIPYFITLGTELAEKAEDGQQGQQAMSLAILRVIRLVRVFRIFKLSRHSKGLQILGQTLKASMRELGLLIFFLFIGVILFSSAVYFAEADEPESQFYSIPDAFWWAVVSMTTVGYGDMVPTTIGGKIVGSLCAIAGVLTIALPVPVIVSNFNYFYHRETEGEEQAQYLQVNVPKADSQEELKRSRSGSTISKSDYMEIQEGVNNSNEDLQEEDLKKGNCTLANTNYVNIKKMLTDV from the coding sequence ATGACGGTGGCCACGGGCGACCCCTCAGACGAGGCGGCGGCCCACCCTGGCCACCCTCAAGACTATGACGGCGAGGCCGAGCAGGAATGCTGCGAGAGGGTTGTCATCAATATCTCTGGCCTGCGCTTCGAAACACAGCTCAAGACCCTCTCGCAGTTTCCAGAGACTTTGCTTGGGGACCCCAAAAAGCGGATGAGATACTTTGATCCTTTAAGGAATGAATATTTCTTTGATAGAAACCGGCCAAGCTTTGACGCCATCCTCTACTACTACCAGTCTGGAGGAAGGTTGCGGCGCCCTGTGAATGTGACTCTGGATATATTTTCTGAGGAGATCCGGTTTTATGAGCTTGGAGAGGAGGCTATCGAGATGTTCCGGGAGGACGAAGGTTTCATTAAAGAAGAGGAACGGCCTTTGCCTGATAATGAGTTCCAGAAGCAGGTGTGGCTGCTGTTTGAGTATCCGGAAAGTTCAGGACCTGCAAGGATTATAGCCATTATATCTGTTATGGTGATTCTTATATCTATAGTCAGCTTTTGCCTAGAGACACTGCCTATCTTCCGTAGTGATGAGGAGGAGATGCACAAAGTTCGAACATATAACTCCAACTCCACCACCAGCTACACATCCACCTATTTTACTGACCCATTCTTCATCCTGGAGACACTCTGCATAATCTGGTTCTCCTTTGAGTTCCTGGTTCGTTTCTTCGCCTGCCCCAGCAAAGCCAGTTTCTTTGTGAATATAATGAACATGATCGATGTGGTGGCCATCATTCCCTATTTCATCACACTGGGAACAGAACTGGCAGAGAAAGCAGAGGACGGTCAGCAAGGGCAGCAGGCCATGTCTTTAGCCATCTTGCGAGTCATCAGGCTGGTGAGGGTTTTCAGGATCTTCAAGCTCTCTCGTCACTCCAAGGGACTGCAGATCCTTGGACAGACGCTGAAGGCCAGTATGAGAGAGCTCGGCTTACTGATCTTCTTCCTCTTCATCGGAGTCATCCTCTTCTCCAGCGCTGTCTACTTTGCTGAAGCGGACGAACCTGAGTCCCAGTTCTACAGCATTCCGGACGCCTTCTGGTGGGCTGTAGTTTCCATGACAACTGTTGGCTACGGAGACATGGTACCAACTACAATTGGTGGGAAGATTGTCGGTTCTCTCTGTGCCATCGCTGGTGTGCTGACCATTGCCTTGCCTGTTCCTGTTATTGTCTCAAATTTCAATTACTTCTACCATCGTGAGACAGAAGGTGAGGAGCAGGCCCAGTATCTTCAGGTTAACGTGCCCAAAGCTGATTCTCAAGAAGAGCTGAAAAGAAGTCGAAGCGGTTCTACCATCAGCAAAAGTGACTATATGGAGATCCAAGAAGGGGTGAACAACAGCAATGAGGACCTTCAGGAGGAGGACCTTAAAAAGGGAAATTGCACACTGGCCAACACAAACTATGTCAATATCAAAAAAATGCTGACAGATGTGTAA
- the LOC103030365 gene encoding potassium voltage-gated channel subfamily A member 10: MEVPLVNFENLDDIGINLGDPSDSGYPTSPVSEAPEAIQMTPGMNSPTHSPQRHRQPGNAPQSPSTLTKKGTSSCNSLISSWKVLMNSEGSPSEALLGKVAKDCCEDLFGEKQKHEEGDQRVVINVSGMMYETTLKTLNQFPDTLLGDPKRRIDYFDPMKNEYFFDRNRPSFDGILYFYQSGGKIRRPANVPLDVFADEIVFYRLGHEVMEQFREDEGFIKEPEPQLPTSELHRQFWLLFEYPESSSAARAVAVVSVLVITISICIFCLETLPEFRDDREFSHEIVNLTRSVNGTLLSTNPMTKTRESAFTDPFFVVESVCIVWFCFEVGVRFVVCPSKSDFFSNIMNMIDIVSIMPYFITVITELMATQDENEAANQNMSLATLRVIRLVRVFRIFKLSRHSKGLQILGQTLKASMRELGLLIFFLFIGVILFSSAIYFAEVDEPETQFVSIPEGFWWAVVTMTTVGYGDMCPVTLGGKMVGILCAIAGVLTIALPVPVIVSNFNYFYHRETEQAEKQVMEAAAEAAANQKNSDEKYESNYSLDKSNGNWQTEKNGIP, from the coding sequence ATGGAGGTTCCTCTTGTCAACTTTGAGAACCTGGATGACATCGGAATCAACCTTGGAGACCCCAGCGATTCGGGATATCCCACCTCACCAGTTTCGGAGGCTCCGGAAGCAATCCAGATGACACCTGGAATGAATTCACCAACGCACTCACCACAGAGGCACAGGCAGCCTGGGAACGCACCCCAGTCTCCCTCAACGCTCACGAAGAAAGGGACATCGAGCTGCAACAGTCTCATCTCTAGCTGGAAAGTACTTATGAACAGCGAAGGCAGTCCAAGCGAGGCTCTTTTAGGAAAAGTGGCCAAGGACTGCTGTGAGGACTTGTTTGGGGAAAAGCAGAAACATGAGGAGGGTGACCAGAGGGTAGTCATCAACGTCTCAGGAATGATGTATGAGACGACACTCAAAACCCTTAACCAGTTCCCTGACACTCTGCTCGGGGACCCTAAGAGACGGATTGACTATTTCGATCCaatgaaaaacgagtattttTTTGATCGCAATCGTCCCAGTTTTGATGGAATCCTGTACTTCTATCAGTCTGGTGGCAAGATCCGCAGACCAGCAAATGTGCCGTTGGATGTTTTTGCGGATGAGATTGTGTTCTACCGGCTGGGTCACGAGGTGATGGAACAGTTCAGGGAGGACGAAGGTTTCATTAAGGAGCCTGAGCCTCAGTTACCAACAAGTGAGCTCCACCGTCAGTTCTGGCTCCTGTTTGAGTACCCAGAGAGCTCTAGTGCAGCCAGAGCCGTGGCTGTAGTATCTGTTCTGGTCATCACTATCTCCATCTGTATCTTCTGCCTTGAGACTCTTCCAGAGTTCCGCGATGATCGAGAATTCTCTCATGAAATTGTCAACTTGACCCGTAGCGTTAATGGCACACTCCTGTCCACAAACCCTATGACTAAGACACGGGAGTCTGCCTTCACAGACCCCTTTTTTGTAGTAGAAAGTGTCTGTATAGTCTGGTTCTGCTTTGAAGTAGGAGTGCGCTTCGTTGTGTGCCCCAGCAAAAGTGATTTCTTCAGCAACATCATGAACATGATTGACATAGTCTCCATCATGCCCTACTTCATCACTGTGATCACTGAGCTGATGGCCACTCAAGATGAAAATGAAGCAGCTAATCAGAACATGTCTCTTGCCACTCTGCGAGTCATTAGGCTGGTGAGAGTCTTCAGGATCTTTAAGCTCTCACGTCACTCCAAGGGACTGCAGATCCTTGGACAGACACTGAAGGCCAGTATGAGGGAGCTCGGCTTGCTCATCTTTTTCCTCTTCATCGGAGTCATCCTCTTCTCCAGTGCCATTTACTTTGCTGAGGTTGACGAACCCGAAACACAATTTGTGAGCATCCCAGAGGGTTTCTGGTGGGCTGTGGTTACCATGACTACAGTTGGCTATGGTGACATGTGCCCAGTCACCTTAGGGGGTAAGATGGTGGGCATTCTCTGTGCCATCGCTGGAGTGCTGACAATTGCTCTTCCTGTTCCTGTTATTGTTTCCAATTTCAACTATTTCTACCACCGTGAAACAGAGCAGGCAGAGAAGCAAGTCATGGAGGCAGCTGCAGAGGCTGCTGCAAACCAGAAAAATTCAGATGAGAAATATGAGAGCAACTACTCTCTGGACAAGAGCAACGGGAATTGGCAGACTGAGAAAAACGGCATTCCTTGA